A stretch of DNA from Leucobacter luti:
TCAGCCTCAGCCTCGGTGAACGCCCGCGCCCGGCGCCCACGCCACAGCCGCAGATCGATTCCGCCTGAACCCCCAGAACGCGGGAAGTAGTTCAGTCCGTGGCGCATGTCCTGCGGCCTGAGAAAGTCAGCAACGAACTCGTCCCCGCCCGCCCGATCTACTGTGACGGTGACGGCGGTGCCTGCCGAGTACAGCTGCGGAGTGAGGCGGTCGACGTATCGAAAGTGCCGGTCATATGCTTCCAGGCGCCCGGCCCCCATGTTGAGCTCCACTGGATCGGCGTACGGCCCAGTGCCGTCGTTGACGTACGACACGAAGATGTCCGCACCGAACATCCGACGGAGGATCGCGCCAAGTTCCAGGCGCGTGACCCGCTGCGGCGCGCCTGCGAGCACGATATCGATGGCCTCCGACGCGAGTGCGTGTGTGTTCGTCATGGTGGCTTCGCCCTCCTCAGCGCTCCGAGGCTAACCTTAAGCGCTCGAAGTCGCATGCGCCAGGGTCGTGCCGCGCACACACCAGCGGCCCCGTGGAATCCTCCACGGGGCCGCTGGTGCCACCCGAGCCGCGGCTCAGGGCAGGTGTTGGCGCAGTCTGCTACGCCGAGCTGTCCGACGCGCCTCCTGCGCGGCGGCGCTTCGCGATCGCGATCGCCCCGCCGCCCACGAGGAGCAGAAGGCCTGCGAAGACGCCGGTGCCGAGGAACGCGGCGCCACCGGTGGTGGCCAACGACTTCGCAGGGGGCGTCGACGTATCAGTCGGCTTCGGGCTCGGTTCCGGCTCCGGCTTTGGCTCCGGCTTCACCGACTCGTCCGCGGCGAACTCCAGCGTCACCGTCGCGCTTGCGTGACCGGCCACGTCGACGGCCCGGATCTCAGCGGTCGCAGCCGCTGCGCCGAGCGGAAGCTCCGCAGTGAGCGTCTCATCAGCAGCAGCGGGCGCTGCCCCGGCAGCCGCTGCGCCTGCGCCAGCGCTGCCGCCTGTGCTGCCTCCTGCGCCGAGGAGTGAGCCCCATTCGCCGTCAGGAAGCATCCGGTACTCGATCTTGTCCACTCCGGAGGTGGCGTCGCTGGCCGCAACGGTCACCTCGCCGCGCTGGGCGGATGCCCCGGTGTCCACCGCTGCGGTGAGCGTTGGGGCCACGGTGTCGATCGGGTAGCTGCGCTCCACCGGAGTGGTCGTGCCGCTGCCATCGGTCACGCGAGCGTGCAGCGTATTGACTCCCTCGTCCGCGAGCGTGATGGGCGCGGTATACCCCTCCCAGTCTGTGCCGTTCCGCGAGAACTCCACCGTCGGAGCCTGGTCGATATCGTCAGCGCCAGCGAGGCTCACCACAACCGGACCCTGGTACCACCCGGCAGCGTTTGCCTCGGCACTGGTGTCGAGTGTGACGGTCGGAGGCGTCGTGTCGTTGATCAGCTTCAACTGAACCGAGGTATCCCCCGAGATTGCCTGATCTAGCGCCCCGCCGATGGCGTCATTCGGGGCGAGCGCCGCAAAATCGCACTCGGTCTCGGGCGCCAGAGTCGTCACGCTCCCATCCGAGGCGGTCGTGCCCACCTCACGCCAGCCCTCGTCTGCACCGCAGGACATCGCAACGGGTACTCCGGCGGCAGCGGCACCCGCGTCGTCCTGCACGTCAACGGTGACACTGTTGAGCGAGGCACGGAACGCAGAGCCCCCGATGATTTCGGCGGAGATCCCCATCCGCTCCTGCGACACGTTTTCGATTGTGTCCGAGGTCTGATGATAGGTCGGTTCGAGCACGATAGACGAGTCTGCTGACCAGAACATCCAGCTGAACACTGCGGCGTCAATGCCGACGTTCTGGAATGATTCGTGATCGCTACGCGCGACGTTGCCGCGGTTCAGCGGGCCCCGGTTCGTGTGCTCGGAGAGTGCGTCGGCGTGGTTGAGCACGGAGTTCTGCATCCCCTCAGGCTTCAGGCTGAGGCCCCAGAACTGCATGGGTCGCTCCGCCGTTCCCGCGTATGCAGTCCCCGCCATATCCATGTTCCAGGCGCCGACTGCACGGTCGATCTCCTCGGGCGTGAGGCTCTGCGCGTGGGCCTTGGAGCCGAGGATCCCCTTCTCTTCAGCGCCCCACGCGCCAACGCGGATCTCCGTGTCGAGTGAATACTGGCTCAGGATCCGAGCGGACTCCAGCATGATCCCGATGCCAGACGCGTTGTCGCTCGCGCCGGGGCTCCCCACCACCGAGTCAACGTGCGCGCCGATGTACACGATGGGAGCGGTGCCGTCGGTGTCTCCAACTGCTGGGCGCACACCGATCACGTTGGAACTCTGGGTGCCACTTCGTTCCGTCGTGATACTGAGCGTCAGCGGCCCCGTTGCGAGCAGGTCGCGCACGCGCTGCCCCTGCCCGAGCGATGCTCCGACCACCTGGATCCCCGTCGCCTCTGCTGGGACAGTGCCGGGATTTGCCATGGACTGGTTCGCATTGGTGTTAGTGAAGATCACTCCGGCGGCTCCAGCGCCGGCGAGGGCCGTCAGCTGAGCGGATCGCGAAGCCGCGCTCCCCCCAAAGGTCACCAGTACGAACTTGCCCGCGACGT
This window harbors:
- a CDS encoding M28 family peptidase codes for the protein MQSRNNVHTEPRPRKRLAFALGAAAITVPLVFTPTAALAVPYAPVDGIEAIRTATYLPDYLQEFADQVDDAAVYEHVRHLAVDIGPRVAATTAEATANAYVQSTLDSYGFTTELEAVTVGVSTFANVVPDRDLPTQVSWQYRPASNALFTEAAAPVAAQVVDIGDGSTFAPADVAGKFVLVTFGGSAASRSAQLTALAGAGAAGVIFTNTNANQSMANPGTVPAEATGIQVVGASLGQGQRVRDLLATGPLTLSITTERSGTQSSNVIGVRPAVGDTDGTAPIVYIGAHVDSVVGSPGASDNASGIGIMLESARILSQYSLDTEIRVGAWGAEEKGILGSKAHAQSLTPEEIDRAVGAWNMDMAGTAYAGTAERPMQFWGLSLKPEGMQNSVLNHADALSEHTNRGPLNRGNVARSDHESFQNVGIDAAVFSWMFWSADSSIVLEPTYHQTSDTIENVSQERMGISAEIIGGSAFRASLNSVTVDVQDDAGAAAAGVPVAMSCGADEGWREVGTTASDGSVTTLAPETECDFAALAPNDAIGGALDQAISGDTSVQLKLINDTTPPTVTLDTSAEANAAGWYQGPVVVSLAGADDIDQAPTVEFSRNGTDWEGYTAPITLADEGVNTLHARVTDGSGTTTPVERSYPIDTVAPTLTAAVDTGASAQRGEVTVAASDATSGVDKIEYRMLPDGEWGSLLGAGGSTGGSAGAGAAAAGAAPAAADETLTAELPLGAAAATAEIRAVDVAGHASATVTLEFAADESVKPEPKPEPEPSPKPTDTSTPPAKSLATTGGAAFLGTGVFAGLLLLVGGGAIAIAKRRRAGGASDSSA
- a CDS encoding helix-turn-helix transcriptional regulator, with the translated sequence MTNTHALASEAIDIVLAGAPQRVTRLELGAILRRMFGADIFVSYVNDGTGPYADPVELNMGAGRLEAYDRHFRYVDRLTPQLYSAGTAVTVTVDRAGGDEFVADFLRPQDMRHGLNYFPRSGGSGGIDLRLWRGRRARAFTEAEAESFRAFGDLLARVLPKQPKPGSAALTPRELQIAELIAHGEGDKQIAQQLGISLPTLRTHLGHAFEKTGSANRVSLAGYYFRHHQ